The genome window TACCTGAGCAAGGAGTTTCTCTATCTTGTCTATTTCCTCCTCTACCTCGTTTAGCTTGCTTGTGTTGACTACTCTTAGCTTTTCGGAGATGTCTGTTATTGCATTTCCTATCCTTGCTAAAACCGTTTGGTCTGTGAGCTCTTCAAGGAGAAGGTTTTGTTTTATTTCTTCTGCTCTTTCCTCTAAAATGGTGATTCTCGGAACCTGAACGTTTTGAAGCTCCTCTTTTACAGCATTGGCAGTTGCAATGGCTTCGTCTGCCTTATCCTTGATGGATATGATTGCTATTTCGTGGTTTGTCAGCATCTGAGCTATTTGCATAAACTCTTCTGTGTAAAGGAGTTTAAGGTCTGGATTGCTTTCAACTATCTCTATCTTGTCAAGTGGAACGTCTGTTACTCTGATTGAAATCCCTGCAAGGAGTTTCAGGTTTTTGTTCTTCCATGCAATCGGAACTTCAGGGTGAGACCAGACGAAGGCAAGTGTTCCGTCCTCAAGATACCAGCCTATCTCCCTTATCCAGAACTCAGGTGCGTTTTCTGGAATCAGGGCAGATAGGTCCATGTAACCGTCCGAGGGGAAAACTTTTCCGCTTGAAATCGGGATTCTGATTATTTCGTTCTTTAGACTTGTCTGGTCTTTGTCTGGAGTGTATCCTGCATCTCCAAAACCTATGTGGGTTAGTTTTAACTTTACCTCTGGAAGTCCTGAAGCCTGAAAGAACTTTTGAAGTCCTGCCGTTGTTGTTATCGGTATCAGCTTTATCTCTTCTGCCATTAGTTGATTCCTCCTGTGAGGTTAATCCTTAGAAAAGCAAGTGAGTTAAATGAGCCTGAAACTGCACAGGAAGAGGAAAAGCTCCACTGTGTTTCTGTTGATTCAAGGGAAGCCTTTGAAACTTCGGTAGCTTTAGCAGTTGAAAAGATTGAAACTCCGTTTTCAAGGGATAGTCTCTTTTCCGTTTCCTCTTCAAGGGTGGTTTTTGTAAACGAGACAGGTTCTATGCCAGTTCCGAATACTCTGTACTCTCCGTCCTGAGACATTAGGATTTTCTTTTCGGTGTCTTCCTCAAGGGATGCTTTTGTGAAGGTTGATAGCTTTGAGTTTGTAGCTATCTTCTGTTTGTTCTTAAAGAAGACGTGGAACTTTAGTTCGTCTAACCAGCTTCTTTCATTTTTGTATTCATTTATTAGACGTATGAGTTTTTCCTGTACTTCTGGAGAAAGAGTTATTCCTAATTTCAGGAGATTTTCAAAAAAGAGGTCTATTTTAAATTTGTAAGGTTCTCCACCATACTCAAACCATTCTTTGAAATTTCCTTTTATTCCTAAAGAATCTAAAGCTTTCTCAACGGCGAATCTTGTTCCTTTGAATTTATGCAAGTCTATTGCGTTTGCTAATTGCTTCCTATAAGATGCTGGAAGTATCTCAACAAAATCAAATCCAAGATTGCTTGCAAGGAGGGGCAATTTATCTTCAGAAATAGTGTCTATATCAATCAAATTCCAGAGGGCTTTTACTTCTTCTAAAGCTACATCAAACTCTGGAGATAGAATTTCCTTAATAAACTCATACCAAGGTTCATTATCCTTATAAAAATCAGGAAATATCTCATGAAACTTCAATAGTTACCTCTCCTAAAGTAAGGAGTTTGTAGGTTGTCTCTGGAATAACATCAGAAGATGGAGCGATTATGTGGCAGTAATCAACTCCGTCTATCTCGTCTATCAGTCTGTAAATGTCTGAAATTCTAAATGCCTGTCCTGGAGAAAGCGATTTGAAATAATTCCTAAGCAAATTAATTGCCTTCTGCCTAATGCTTTCAAGGTTATAACCAACAATACCTTTTATAGAAAGCTTAATGTCAATAGGAACAAACTGAACATCTTTTATATTAACTTTATCTGTTAAGGCTCTTCTTACTGCGAGAACTTCGTCAACCTTTCTCTTTAGTGCATCATCTGCTACGACTGGATTACCGTTTATGTCCTCAGTGGCTATATAAAGGTCAACAACTCCAGGTTCAGGGGAGAAAGCTACAGCGTATTTCACCCCTTCAACTAAGGTTTTAGCAAGATTTTCGTAATCCCAGCCTGTTACAGCTCTTTCGTTTGTTTTCAATCTCACTATTGCATTCCTTTTTATTTCCTCAATGCTTTCTTCGTCGGTTCCCCCTGTAAACGGAGTATCATTTCTAACCATTACAGGAACAACATTCCCGCTAATATCAGTGATAGTGTCTACTATATTCGTAAGTCTTCCTGAAAGAATATTTCCTTTTGAGCCCTCAGTTAATAATACTTCCATGAGAACTCTTGAATTCTTTGGAGGATTTACAATGGTAATCACATAACTTTCAGGAGTTTCCTCTATTTTAAAAGCGTTAGTTTCATTTAAAACAAGGTTATCTGTTTCAAAGTACTGCTTTCCATCAACGTAAACTTTAACATCATATAATCTTTTGTCTTTAATCTCAAAACTTTCATAGAATTCTCCACGGGCAGTAAAAATTAGGGTTTGAACTTCTCTCTGGATAGCTCTAACACTAACTTCTTTTTTACCTGCCTTAAGAGTGACTGTATCCTCTGTTTCGTAATAGATGCCGTTAACTTCAAGTCTTGTGCCTTTTGGAATAATAATATCTTTGTCCCAAGGAGAATCAAGGAAGAATGTAACTGTTCCTCCTGCTGGTTTCTTTCTCTTAGGAGAGTAACCAATAAGCCTTGCAAGGCTGACTACACTTCTTCTTTGCCTTGCTTTGTCAAAAAATAATTCATTCTCAAGTTGGTTTACATAAAAACCGAGCATATCTATCGCAAAGGCTACAGCTTCGATAAAAACTGTACCAATATTTGACTCTGTAAAGTCATTAACCTTGTTTGGATATTTCTCTTTTATTCTCTGAATTATTCTCTCTTTGACGGCATCAAAAGAAAGGTCATACTTGATACTCATAATCCTCCCTCAAAATAAAAAAGGCTAAGACAGCCGACTAACTGCCTTAGCCTTTCAAAGTATTTTAATGCAAATGAATTGCTAAGTCAATTATTGAAAAAGCAAATTTGATATACTTAAAAATCATTTCAAATTTTAGAAGAGCTAAGAAATGATGAAAGAACTAACGATAACTAAGTTGGCAAGATTTATCAGTGCCCATTTAACAAATAGTGAAATAGAAGAAATTCTTCTGGAAGCTGGTGATTCAGAATCTTGTAGGGATTGTAATGAACCTATTTCTGTTTACAGAAAAAACAATCCACAGTTTTCCTCTAAGGAGAAACGTCTTAAAAATGTTTTTTTGTATTATTCAAAACAAACCTGGTATGATGGAAGTTACTATTACTGTTTATTAGAAATTATAAATGCTTTTTATACTAAAATACATGATTTTAAAACTACTGATGAGGGAAAAGAAATTTTAAAAAGACTACATGATGACGGTATTGAAATAGAAAGACTTGGAATTAAAAAGGAACTTTATGATAGTTTTGATTTACCAGAAAAGATTAGTCTTATAAGAGAGAAACTCACAGACTATAATCTTGAAATTTCGCTTCATCACATTGATGAAGCTTTATCAAGTTATAAACTGGGAAACTATGCATCTGCCAATAGCCAAATTAGAACATTCTTTGGTGCTTTTTTTCAGGAAATAATGAAAAAGCTTCAAAGAGATTGTGAGGGCGAAGGAGATTGTAGAAAGAAGTTTTTAGAATTTTTTCTTAAACCGGTGTTGGATGAAAAAGAATTCAAAGCTATAGATAATATGCTAACTGGATTTTCCAAGTTTCTACATTCCAAAGGTTCTCATCCAGGTATTCCTGATAAAGCAACTACGGAATTCCGCCTTACAGTAGCTGTAGCATGGGTTTTATATACTCTGGAGTTACTTAAAAATAAGATTTAGTAAATTGGAAAGTTAATATCAACCTGTTTAGTTCCTGTAAGCCCTATTATCTCGTAATAAATCTTAAACTTTACATAGTTTTCCTTTCTCTCAATCAATTCTAAATCTCTAAAAACAACTCTTTTTTCCCATTTCTTTATAGCTTCCTCAACTACAACCCTCATTAACTCTACGAGGACATCATCATTAGGTTCAAAGATTACTTTCCTCCAATCGGAACCAAAATTCCTAAGCATTGCTCTTTCACCTTTAGCTGTGAGAACTATTTGTTTAATACTATCTGCAATAAGAGCCTCATCTTCTTTAATAGGTGGAGTGGAAATTGTTCCTTTATTAAAACCAAGTCCAAAGCCCTTATATACAGCCATCTTTCCCTCACAGAATTTTCTCATGTTCTTCTGAAGTTTCTGCATTTTGCTGAATCTCATCTACAACTGCATTGGCTATAGCAGTAGCAAATCGGTACATCCAGTTGATTTCGTCTCTTCCCAAATTTCCTATTCCAAATCCTTGGGATTCAAGCTCATTTATTATTCTATTTCGCAAACTCTCCTTTGATAGAGCCATCTCTACCCCTTGCTTGCCTTAACGTTTATTGAATAGTCTGAATGAGGTTTTCCTGTAAACGGACAAATGCAATCTTTTGTAACTACTCCAGATAAATCTCCAGTTCCACCATCTATTAAGACTTCTCTGTTTGCCTTGATTACTATTTTTCCATCCTCACGAAGAATTAAAATTTCATTGCCGTTGGGGTCTATGATTTTTATAAATCCTTCATCATCCGAGATATGAATCAGATTTCCAGATGGGGTTTTAATTAAAAACTGCTTGTTGTTTTTCATTTCAGTTGAAGGTTCACCTTTTCCAAACCAGGTCCCTATCCAGACGGGCTTTGTTGTATCAGGCTTAAGGTTGTAGTTCCCCTCAAACGTTACCCAAACTGTATCTCCTTTCTTAGGAATCATCCAAAAGCCATAATCAGAGCTCCCACCTATCGGTAAAACTGGATACGCCCAAGGTAAATCCTCTGTTCTATATCCGTCATAAAGCCCAATAACTCTCACTTTTAATCTTCCCATTCCAAGAGGGTCTTTGTCCTCTTCCACTATTCCTCTATAAAACATTTTTAGCTCCTATTGATAGTTCCTGAAACTGGTTGGTTTGCCGTAGAAATGGCGTTCCTTATAAGCCTTAGTTCTGTCCTAAAATCCCCTACGGAAATAGAGTGTTTTACTCCAACTACTTGGTAAATACCGCTTGTGTAATGGAGTTTTACCCTCTGCCCTTTCTTTATGTAGACGAGAACTTTAATGTTGGATAGTGGCTTTATATCTGGATTTCCGAAAATTTCAGCTGAAGCAGTTACTGGGATATCGGCACTTTTACCCCAAAGGTTCTTTAAAACAGTTAATTCCTTTCCCGTTTCACTGGAAAATGGTCTTAAACTCTCAGCTTTTACAGAAACCTTTTTAGTATCAAGTTTTACGTTCTTAACTGTTTTCTGATTTATTTCAAAAACCTGCTTTTGCTTTGTAATTGGGTCGTAGCGAACTGCTTTGACATTTTCTCCAGTTGAATTGATTCCTAAAAGCATGCTGCCTTTCACTTCTGGTTCAAAACTGATTAAGGGCTCATGCTGCAAATGAGTTGCATTGTAAGCAAAGGTTTTAATTGGTTTATTTTCCAGGGGAAGTCTTTTGAAGTGGAGCTTGTTGTCTTTCCAATTTACTGTAAATGGAGATTCATTTGCCCTTTGATTGGCAAAGGGTAGTAGTTTCTTTAGGATGAACTCGTAATCAGTTTCATTCTGCTGATAGAAAGTCCCCCTTTCTTTGACGTCGTCAACTTCACACTCTATTCCATTTTCCCTGCATATCTGTTTCACAATATTTGAAGGTGTATCGTGAAAACTTCTGTTTTTCTCCTTGCTCATTAAGGGAATTCCGCCCTGAGCAACTGTTTTTATTTCAACCTTTATTCCCACTGGCATAAAGTGAGGAGTGTAATCAAGAATTTCTCCCTTAAAGATATAAGACGATTGCCTCTTTCCGTAATCATCTATCCAGCCAAATTGAAATTCAATTTTTTCCCCTATGTGGGAAGCAAGAATTGATTCTACATAATCCCCAATCAAGTCGAAAAGTGAAATAGTAGCCGTAGCTATTTTATCCGCTGGAATATCTATTTCTGCAGAAACCTTTTGAACATCGGTTGGTAATTCTCTTCCGTTTAACTTTACTATTAAAAACGGTCTCTTGTTAACGGGAGCCATTTATCCAGTCCTCTATATCTTCAACGTAGGGAATTTTCAGTTTTTTACCAGGAATTACTTCCTCTAAGGGATTGAGAATGTCGTTAGCTACGGCAATAGCCCACCAGTAATCGTGGGTTCCATAATAGTTAAAGCTTATCAAGTCTAAAGCTCCTTCTTCTCCAGGTTGAACAATATGAATAGTCTGGAATCTCCTGAATTCAGGTCTTTCCCAAAGCCCGTAATGGTTTCCGTAAACAGGAGTTCTTGCAAAGCGTGTACTGGACATTATTTCCTCACATCGTATGCTGAAATCCTATCCTCGTGAACTGCGAATTCAATTGAAACTGTTGCATACCTTGGTAGCCCCCTCCTAATATCCCAAACATCACCGTATTGAACTTCAACATCTCTAACGTTGCCAGTGCAATTGAAGGTATTTCCCCATATTAGCTTTACATCTGGTGGAGTCGTTAAAAC of Balnearium lithotrophicum contains these proteins:
- a CDS encoding phage late control D family protein is translated as MAPVNKRPFLIVKLNGRELPTDVQKVSAEIDIPADKIATATISLFDLIGDYVESILASHIGEKIEFQFGWIDDYGKRQSSYIFKGEILDYTPHFMPVGIKVEIKTVAQGGIPLMSKEKNRSFHDTPSNIVKQICRENGIECEVDDVKERGTFYQQNETDYEFILKKLLPFANQRANESPFTVNWKDNKLHFKRLPLENKPIKTFAYNATHLQHEPLISFEPEVKGSMLLGINSTGENVKAVRYDPITKQKQVFEINQKTVKNVKLDTKKVSVKAESLRPFSSETGKELTVLKNLWGKSADIPVTASAEIFGNPDIKPLSNIKVLVYIKKGQRVKLHYTSGIYQVVGVKHSISVGDFRTELRLIRNAISTANQPVSGTINRS
- a CDS encoding phage tail protein, which gives rise to MAEEIKLIPITTTAGLQKFFQASGLPEVKLKLTHIGFGDAGYTPDKDQTSLKNEIIRIPISSGKVFPSDGYMDLSALIPENAPEFWIREIGWYLEDGTLAFVWSHPEVPIAWKNKNLKLLAGISIRVTDVPLDKIEIVESNPDLKLLYTEEFMQIAQMLTNHEIAIISIKDKADEAIATANAVKEELQNVQVPRITILEERAEEIKQNLLLEELTDQTVLARIGNAITDISEKLRVVNTSKLNEVEEEIDKIEKLLAQVKEKVDSDVVAGFQSEIDDIKTQIENLKSSKADKSYVDSTFAKTSDLDGYATKDYVDNNYTSLDTANYILKSRKKITYSPKEGSSLDIGETVVFEASGQKELKANVSLTKGIYEVAIFIDDSYSDKPVIYLTDNNGNQHSFSPVDQLDDDSAISFKLFCCDEGISIQGGISYDESDTAKYNSNFASFSNHWKVNGSTVSNLTFKVEDSKGNPTSLTGKLTITKLV
- a CDS encoding GPW/gp25 family protein, giving the protein MAVYKGFGLGFNKGTISTPPIKEDEALIADSIKQIVLTAKGERAMLRNFGSDWRKVIFEPNDDVLVELMRVVVEEAIKKWEKRVVFRDLELIERKENYVKFKIYYEIIGLTGTKQVDINFPIY
- a CDS encoding phage baseplate assembly protein V, yielding MEEDKDPLGMGRLKVRVIGLYDGYRTEDLPWAYPVLPIGGSSDYGFWMIPKKGDTVWVTFEGNYNLKPDTTKPVWIGTWFGKGEPSTEMKNNKQFLIKTPSGNLIHISDDEGFIKIIDPNGNEILILREDGKIVIKANREVLIDGGTGDLSGVVTKDCICPFTGKPHSDYSINVKASKG
- a CDS encoding baseplate J/gp47 family protein, with amino-acid sequence MSIKYDLSFDAVKERIIQRIKEKYPNKVNDFTESNIGTVFIEAVAFAIDMLGFYVNQLENELFFDKARQRRSVVSLARLIGYSPKRKKPAGGTVTFFLDSPWDKDIIIPKGTRLEVNGIYYETEDTVTLKAGKKEVSVRAIQREVQTLIFTARGEFYESFEIKDKRLYDVKVYVDGKQYFETDNLVLNETNAFKIEETPESYVITIVNPPKNSRVLMEVLLTEGSKGNILSGRLTNIVDTITDISGNVVPVMVRNDTPFTGGTDEESIEEIKRNAIVRLKTNERAVTGWDYENLAKTLVEGVKYAVAFSPEPGVVDLYIATEDINGNPVVADDALKRKVDEVLAVRRALTDKVNIKDVQFVPIDIKLSIKGIVGYNLESIRQKAINLLRNYFKSLSPGQAFRISDIYRLIDEIDGVDYCHIIAPSSDVIPETTYKLLTLGEVTIEVS
- a CDS encoding phage tail protein, yielding MKFHEIFPDFYKDNEPWYEFIKEILSPEFDVALEEVKALWNLIDIDTISEDKLPLLASNLGFDFVEILPASYRKQLANAIDLHKFKGTRFAVEKALDSLGIKGNFKEWFEYGGEPYKFKIDLFFENLLKLGITLSPEVQEKLIRLINEYKNERSWLDELKFHVFFKNKQKIATNSKLSTFTKASLEEDTEKKILMSQDGEYRVFGTGIEPVSFTKTTLEEETEKRLSLENGVSIFSTAKATEVSKASLESTETQWSFSSSCAVSGSFNSLAFLRINLTGGIN